The genomic stretch CGTGCCGAAGGCGCGGGTAGGGGTGGAGACCAAATCGCAGCGATCCGGGTTTTCTGCACTGAGGCGGTTTATCTGCTGCACGACAAAGCGCGCGGTGTAATCGCCGTTGTAACCGGTCTGGCTGGGGGGCGCCAGGTAACCAATCATTTCCCCATACATGATCTGATACGGCGACTGATTGAGCGCCATGGCTTGCTGACTCATCTCCTCGGGTAGATCAAGCCACAGTTGCTGCTGGCTGCCGCACGGGGGTGAAGGAGCGCACCTGATGACCGAGTACGACCTGGCCGCGCAGCACAAAACGCTGCGGATGAATAGAGTCGGGCCGGGTCAGGCTGGCCTGCGGTGCCGGCTTGTCAGCCGGTTGGCCGGAAGGTGTGCCGGCACAGGCTTGCAGCAGGGCGGCGGTCAGGATTGCGGCTGGGATTGTCAGCGCCTTCATGTTATATCTTCCTTGTGACAGAACATTAAACGGATTTCATTATGGCATACTGGCTATTCAAAACAGAACCAGACACTTTTTCTATTGACACTCTGCGGACACAAAAGGTTTCCTGCTGGGACGGTGTGCGCAATTACCAGGCACGGAATATGTTGCGTGATGAGGTTAAAATCGGTGATTTGGTGCTGATTTATCATTCATCGTGTAAGAATGTCGGCGTGGTCGGGATAGCCAGAGTGGTGCGTGAAGCGTATCCGGACCATTTTGCATTTGACCCGGAGAGTGACGGTTTTGACCCCAAATCTTCACCAGATAACCCGCGCTGGGTGATGGTGGATATTGAGTTTGTGCGTAAAACCGAGCGCCTTATCTCACTGGCCGTGCTTAAGGCGATGCCTGAACTGAGCGAATTACCGCTGGTTAAGCGTGGTAATCGCTTATCGGTGATGCCGGTCAGTGAGTCTGAGTGGCAGGCGATTTTAACCAAAGAGGCCTGGCCCAAATAGACATTTCCCCACCAGGAATGACCCGGTTAAGCGACGCCGTTAAAGCAAAACAGGCAGCCCGGGCTGCCTGTTGATGTGGAATAACTGGTCGCGGGTCATACCGCCTTGGGTTCAGCGGCCGTGGTTACAGCAGATGCTGCTGCAGGTAGTGCGCCACGGCATCATCGGCATGGCTGCCAATCACTTCATTGTCAGGCAGAGCGCGGAAGACTTTTTCATGCGCCGTACCCATCACCAGACCTTTGCCTGCCATGGCCAGCATTTCGGCATCATTCATACCGTCGCCGAATGCGATGCAGTGGTCCAGGGTCAGCCCCAGAGATTCAGCCACTGCCTGCAGTGCATGGCCCTTAGACACACCGGCAGACATCACTTCCAGACACCAAGGCGTTGAAAAAGCCACATTGAGCTCATCACCAAATTGCTGATTGATGAGTGTTTCGAATCGAGTCAGCAGTTCATGATCGCGTTCTTCATGGGTGAAGAAGATTTTGGCAATGCCGTCGGTCGGTGCGTTATCGGCATCAAACTGTTGCGACGCAAAGCCCGATTCTTCGTGGAACTGACGCAGCAGTTCATTCTCACGACTCAGCAGCCAGTCATCGTTGCGGTACAGGTGGATATACAGTCCCGGCTCGTTTTTCACCAGGTCGATGATCGCCTGCACCCGGTGCGGCGGGACATTCTTGCTGTACATTTCACGGTTGTCCTGGTCGTGAACCCGGGCACCGTTCGAAGTAATCATGTAGGCCGGGATACCGGCGATCTCGCGGATTCCAGCGACATCAATGTGGTGACGACCAGTGGCAAAAATGAACGTGTAGCCTTGCTGATGAAGCTGTTGCAGGGTCTGCTTGGAAAACGGGCTCAGCTGGTGGTTCGGCGCCAGCAGCGTGCCATCCAGATCGGAAGCGACGATGCGAAACGGGGATGGATTACGTTCAGTAGTCATATAACTCTCTTGATCACAGTGGAAACAGGTCGAAGACGGTGCGCGCTTCTGGTCATCCAGTTTACGCGATGCGAAAGAGGAAAAAGAGGGTAAAACTAAGCGGACAAAATTTCCTCTATTTGTCCGCTCCTGCCGCTGCTAACCAGCGTGTGTCTGTTCGGCTTTGGCGAAATGAGCCAGCATGGCATCGAGAGCCTGATTGCGATACGGGTCTCGTTCAAACAGCACTTCATGCCGGGCTCCGGCGATGACCTCAATGCTGCTGGCCGGATTGGTGCGCGCCAGTTTGGTGATAAAACGGACCTGGGCTGCATTGCTGACAATCGTGTCTGCTTCGGCTTGCAGTACTAAGGTCGGGATGCGGATCTGCCGCGTCAGCTGGATACACTGTTTGGCGGCCATCAGACCCTGCCACACCCAGCGTGTGCTCGGGCCGCCCAGCTTAAGTTCGGGTTTTTGTTCGTACAGCTCGCGAAACCAGCGATAGCGTACCTCACTTTGGGTCAGCGGGTTGATTTCAAAAGGTTTCGCATAGTAGGCGCTGTAGCCCGGCGCATAAGTCGGCTTACGGTAGAGAGCGGTCATGAACTGGGTCAGCGGCATGGCGACCGGGCGCAGTTGCCACGGCATGCTGACACCAAACATCGGAGCACTCAGTGCCATGGCACTGAAATCATGATGGGGATGCGTCTGGACGTAGCGGGTAACCACGGCGCCCCCCATTGAATGCCCCAACAGAAAACGCTGCTGGTAACGGCGCAGATCCCACATGGCCACTAATCCGGACAAATCCTGCACATAGTCATCAAACTCGCCGACAAAGCCCATTTCCCGCTCTTCAATCAGGCGGTCCGACAGCCCCTGGCCACGATGGTCATAGGCATAAATGTCGTAACCCTGCTGAAACAGATCATAAAACAGCTCCTGATACTTCCAGGCTGACTCGATACGTCCATTTACGACGACAATCACTTTATCGTGTGCGGGATCGGTCAGTGAACACCAGAAGAGTCGGGTGTTATCAAACGAGCGGTAGTAACCTTCATTGCGTGTTTGCCATAAATCAGCGACAGGGTGGTGGATTGCATACTCAAAGTTTGACTCTTGCGTATAGGTTGAGGCCATAACACTTGCTCAGTTACATCTTCTGGTTGGTGGGCGGAAACAGGTTTTACTGCGGTTAGAATAAGCGAGTTGCGAGGAAATGCAATGGCTATACAATCCGGGGTGGAGCAGAGAGCGTAGGCCCGTTGATGGCGGCACGCCAGTCATGCCCTCCACCGTTCCGATTAAATGAATTTTTTTGTGATGAGCAGGTGACGCGCATTGACGCGTGTTTTTTTATACTTAGGATATGCGGATATTCGCATGTATTTGAGGTGAGTGATGCTACCGCACCAATTTTTTAAACTGCTGGCCGATGAGACCCGTCTGCGCTGCCTGTTGCTGATCGCACGTGAGCGGCGCTTGTGCGTCTGTGAACTGACTTATGCGCTGCAGGAAAGTCAGCCTAAAATTTCCCGCCACCTGGCTCAGTTGCGGCAAAGTGGGGTTCTGCTGGATGAACGTCAGGGACAATGGGTGTTTTACCGTTTGTCACCGGCGCTGCCAGCCTGGTTGCAGACAGTGATTGACGGTTTGCAGCAGGCCGACAATCTGCAGCAGCAATATGTACGAGACAGTGAACGGCTGCAGGATATGGCGGAGCGTCCTTGCTGTTAATCAGTTTAGAATAATAAGTCGTTGGTAAGGTTAGGGAGAACAATAATGAACCAGACAGGGAAAAAGCCCCCGCTCGCACAGTCGGGATATGGCGTGTTGGCGCCGTTTGCGGAGGGGCGAGTATGACCCATCCAATCTGGGAGCTGGCGGTGGAAAAGGCGGCGTTGGTGCTGATGCCGTGTCCGGGCACCCGGCAGGTCACCTTATTAGATAGCCTGAAACAGCTTAAACAAAGTGGTGTGACCGTGATCGTCAGTGCGATAACCCGTGAAGAAATGACCGCAAAACAGGTCGAATCGCTGGGTCAGACCGCGCAGGGTTTAGGGCTGGGCTGGATTCACTTGCCGATTGAAGACAACAGTGTGCCCAGCGCGTTGTTTACTGAACATTGGCCGACGGTGAGCGTGCAGCTGCGTGCTGCACTCAAACGAGGCAATAAAGTGGCGTTGCACTGTATGGGAGGCTCCGGCCGCACCGGACTGCTGGCGGCGCATGTCTTACTCGATTGTGGTTGGCCGCTGACACAGTGTATCAGTGACATTCAGGCGCTACGCCCCGCTGCCTTTTCAAGTGCACAGCAGCGAGCGTACATTGAGCAGGTGGCGACAAGTCGTTAATCGGGTTTTAGGGTTACTATGATCCAAAAGCTAGTCAGGCAGTACCAGGGTAAAGGGACTGCCTGACTTTCGGGCGGCAAACATAGGTTCTGGCGGCAAACATAGGTTGTTCAGGCCATATCAGGCGACTGGCCACCCGTCTTTGGGTGTCTTGGGCTTGAGCAGGGTGGCCAGCCTTAATCGTCACCTCACCGCCTGCCTGAGGCGGTGAGTGGTGCCGGTGC from Vibrio ostreae encodes the following:
- a CDS encoding metalloregulator ArsR/SmtB family transcription factor — encoded protein: MLPHQFFKLLADETRLRCLLLIARERRLCVCELTYALQESQPKISRHLAQLRQSGVLLDERQGQWVFYRLSPALPAWLQTVIDGLQQADNLQQQYVRDSERLQDMAERPCC
- a CDS encoding EVE domain-containing protein, giving the protein MAYWLFKTEPDTFSIDTLRTQKVSCWDGVRNYQARNMLRDEVKIGDLVLIYHSSCKNVGVVGIARVVREAYPDHFAFDPESDGFDPKSSPDNPRWVMVDIEFVRKTERLISLAVLKAMPELSELPLVKRGNRLSVMPVSESEWQAILTKEAWPK
- a CDS encoding alpha/beta fold hydrolase; amino-acid sequence: MASTYTQESNFEYAIHHPVADLWQTRNEGYYRSFDNTRLFWCSLTDPAHDKVIVVVNGRIESAWKYQELFYDLFQQGYDIYAYDHRGQGLSDRLIEEREMGFVGEFDDYVQDLSGLVAMWDLRRYQQRFLLGHSMGGAVVTRYVQTHPHHDFSAMALSAPMFGVSMPWQLRPVAMPLTQFMTALYRKPTYAPGYSAYYAKPFEINPLTQSEVRYRWFRELYEQKPELKLGGPSTRWVWQGLMAAKQCIQLTRQIRIPTLVLQAEADTIVSNAAQVRFITKLARTNPASSIEVIAGARHEVLFERDPYRNQALDAMLAHFAKAEQTHAG
- a CDS encoding phosphatase domain-containing putative toxin, whose amino-acid sequence is MTHPIWELAVEKAALVLMPCPGTRQVTLLDSLKQLKQSGVTVIVSAITREEMTAKQVESLGQTAQGLGLGWIHLPIEDNSVPSALFTEHWPTVSVQLRAALKRGNKVALHCMGGSGRTGLLAAHVLLDCGWPLTQCISDIQALRPAAFSSAQQRAYIEQVATSR
- a CDS encoding Cof-type HAD-IIB family hydrolase; amino-acid sequence: MTTERNPSPFRIVASDLDGTLLAPNHQLSPFSKQTLQQLHQQGYTFIFATGRHHIDVAGIREIAGIPAYMITSNGARVHDQDNREMYSKNVPPHRVQAIIDLVKNEPGLYIHLYRNDDWLLSRENELLRQFHEESGFASQQFDADNAPTDGIAKIFFTHEERDHELLTRFETLINQQFGDELNVAFSTPWCLEVMSAGVSKGHALQAVAESLGLTLDHCIAFGDGMNDAEMLAMAGKGLVMGTAHEKVFRALPDNEVIGSHADDAVAHYLQQHLL